Proteins from a single region of Cryptococcus neoformans var. grubii H99 chromosome 5, complete sequence:
- a CDS encoding large subunit ribosomal protein L39, whose product MPSQKTFIVKQKLAKKARQNRPLPQWFRLKTDNKIQYNAKRRHWRRTKLNL is encoded by the exons ATG CCGTCTCAAAAGACTTTTATCGTCAAGCAAAAGCTTGCCAAGAAGGCCAGACAAAACCGTCCACTTCCTCAGTGGTTCCGCCTGAAGACTGACA ACAAGATCCAA TACAACGCTAAACGCCGTCACTGGCGTCGAACCAAGCTCAACCTTTAA
- a CDS encoding transcription factor STE12 — MQEQTNSSPRALTTNLIGGMGSSGHLATGDSHGWPIQSASPSLLHRDMTPTTPLPPPRNLAPRPLTERESHLVKHLSRLQFFLATAPTRWMGTGERTSLSFQDNSLSSPHPNLNRFLLLNGEYVACVFWNGLYHITGTDIIRALVFRFEAFSRPVRNMKKSPFLDLLFRNGCIRTQKKASPTSWYLISELMPSFSKRFSVPHDRLFLDALERDLKREKMGLEPTTIVVGEPAQSFRYDPKRSLFEQFAGKQPGLEESVNSNIRDIPAEQLASHDQGAPAPKAPLILPSSSLISSSSLPSSIIQNNSVIVGTPPENLLNNTEGHLRCPTTASSVLFSRSLLKGSPAYKQGRRKASRDKKQSTRQDSVTVSDCDTGDDGSGSESERASRIERSRFERSPALISQSPAPTLNLSEDSHAMMAITASESTRYFSFPTLQSTSGTALSSHELPPQMFSRQPWANSIIPTTAAATFGQLSANYDQLSAVNTFNMAPRLSLQPLEPLTPGMPDLQNSTAKGFSCPLLSCGRLFKRLEHLKRHVRTHTQERPYECSRCAKRFSRSDNLTQHYKTHEKQDRGGRDTSERMKTEVSEGAYDDMAAYLEAQVDAMARSAHVYATATDSFMEGREFKSDAVSTELSPANRGNQASISLPSASLLGTHVTNDISTHFLPAVAPHGLPDDVEWPRLGVPLDVISVGEATYNAFNIAKRHRSMTPSLPASGRITGSTRALHSSPYHNNPLYNPYNPHSTDAAVANGQSFTRAASLDPSIFKDRVAVLSHLVSSKQSAPLQIIPAICSDRNLHTTPQELPTHRGGVEAGENATIITGADESRLTAASGHQTNSQLSNGLGEVVGM; from the exons ATGCAGGAGCAAACAAATTCCTCGCCCCGCGCTTTGACCACGAATCTGATCGGCGGTATGGGGTCTAGCGGACATCTTGCTACGGGTGATTCTCACGGTTGGCCCATCCAGAGCGCATC GCCCTCTCTGTTGCACAGAGATATGACCCCGACGACACCGTTACCACCTCCCAGAAATCTAGCTCCTAGACCTCTGACTGAAAGAGAAAGCCATTTAGTGAAGCACCTGAGCAGGTTGCAGTTT TTTCTTGCCACAGCTCCTACGAGGTGGATGGGAACGGGAGAGCGCACC AGCTTGTCATTCCAGGATAATTcactttcctctcctcatcccaATTTGAACCGTTTCCTCTTACTAAACGGCGAATATGTAGCTTGTGTTTTCTGGAACGGGCTGTATCACATTACTGGTACCGACATAA TCAGAGCATTGGTATTTCGTTTTGAGGCCTTTTCCAGGCCTGTACGGAATATGAAAAA ATCACCTTTCCTTGACCTTTTGTTCCGCAATGGCTGTATTAGGAcccaaaaaaaggcaagtcCTACTTCTTGGTACCTTATTTCGGAACTAATGCCTAGTTTTAGCAAAAG GTTCTCAGTGCCTCATGATCGATTGTTTCTAGATGCCCTGGAGAGAGATCtcaaaagagagaaaatgGGGCTGGAACCGACGACGATCGTAGTGGGTGAGCCAGCACAGAGTTTTAG GTATGATCCGAAGCGAAGCCTGTTCGAACAATTCGCGGGCAAACAACCTGGCTTAGAAGAATCTGTCAATTCA AACATCCGTGACATCCCAGCTGAGCAGTTAGCAAGTCATGATCAAGGTGCACCAGCACCCAAAGCACCCCTTATTTTGCCCTCTAGTAGCCTTAtttcgtcatcttccttgccatctTCTATTATACAAAACAACAGCGTCATTGTTGGCACCCCACCCGAAAACCTCCTGAACAACACTGAAGGTCATTTGAGATGTCCAACGACAGCCAGCAGCGTGTTGTTTTCACGCTCTTTGTTGAAGGGAAGTCCTGCCTATAAAcaggggagaagaaaggccTCGCGAGATAAGAAGCAGAGCACTCGGCAGGACAGTGTCACAGTCTCCGATTGCGACACcggagatgatggaagtgGGTCTGAAAGCGAAAGAGCAAGCCGAATCGAACGAAGTCGTTTCGAGAGAAGTCCAGCACTAATATCACAATCCCCGGCACCTACCCTTAATCTATCTGAAGATAGTCATGCGATGATGGCGATCACCGCGTCCGAGTCTACCAGGTATTTCTCGTTTCCTACCTTACAGTCAACCTCAGGAACCGCTCTTTCGAGCCACGAGCTGCCGCCTCAAATGTTCTCGCGGCAGCCATGGGCAAACAGCATTATACCTACAACTGCTGCTGCGACCTTCGGACAGTTATCCGCCAATTATGATCAATTATCTGCCGTAAATACATTCAACATGGCTCCAAGGCTGTCCTTGCAGCCTCTCGAGCCTCTTACTCCGGGCATGCCAGACTTGCAGAATTCGACAGCAAAAGGGTTCAGctgtcctcttctttcgtgTGGTAGATTATTCAAGCGGCTTGAACATCTCAAGCGCCATGTTCGGACGCACACTCAGGAAAGACCCTACGAATGTTCTCGATGTGCCAAGCGATTTAGCCGCAGTGATAATCTTACTCAGCATTACAAAACACATGAGAAGCAAGATCGTGGGGGGAGAGATACGAGTGAACGTATGAAAACGGAGGTTTCAGAAGGCGCGTATGACGATATGGCCGCATACCTCGAAGCTCAAGTGGATGCCATGGCGAGAAGTGCCCATGTATACGCTACGGCAACAGATAGTTTCatggaagggagggagTTCAAATCGGATGCGGTCAGCACTGAGTTATCTC CAGCCAATCGCGGTAATCAGGCATCTatttccttgccttcagCTTCCTTGCTTGGCACCCACGTTACCAATGATATTTCAACGCATTTCCTGCCGGCCGTTGCGCCCCATGGTTTGCCAGATGATGTTGAATGGCCACGACTGGGAGTACCGCTGGATGTGATTTCTGTTGGAGAAGCAACTTACAATGCCTTTAACATAGCAAAACGTCACCGATCCATGACACCCAGCCTTCCTGCATCGGGTCGCATTACTGGGTCGACCAGAGCTTTGCATTCATCACCATATCACAATAACCCCCTTTATAACCCATATAACCCGCATTCGACCGATGCAGCCGTAGCAAATGGTCAATCTTTTACACGTGCTGCATCTTTGGATCCATCAATATTCAAGGATCGAGTTGCGGTTCTTAGCCATCTTGTAAGCAGCAAACAGAGCGCGCCATTGCAGATCATCCCAGCTATATGTTCTGATCGTAATCTGCATACTACTCCGCAGGAGCTCCCTACACATCGGGGAGGGGTTGAAGCTGGGGAGAACGCAACCATTATAACCGGGGCGGACGAAAGTAGATTGACCGCCGCTTCAGGACACCAAACTAATTCTCAGCTATCGAATGGGCTGGGCGAGGTAGTTGGGATGTGA
- a CDS encoding nucleolar GTP-binding protein 2, with protein sequence MGKGKNHDRKANPGFGKVKSKSGTSTGEFTLKRVKGENFYRDAKSASRVKMLNGGKAVRDRDGKIVEAAAFQKGEKEAEPGRVKPDRRWFGNTRVISQSALDHFRTALKEQKADPYSVLLKRNKLPMGLLQDDTKDGGRRPHIVETEPFGNTFGPKAQRKRPRLDIGSIEELGESSAASAAAAAAETATAESQGNGTADLADIYHPTTSTAREPIYAKGTSRRIWGELYKVLDSSDVVIHVLDARDPLGTRCKPVVEYLRKEKAHKHLVYVLNKVDLVPTWVTARWVKHLSLSAPTIAFHASINNSFGKGSLIQLLRQFSVLHSDKKQISVGFIGYPNTGKSSIINTLKKKKVCTVAPIPGETKVWQYITLMRRIYLIDCPGIVPVSAKDSDTDTVLKGVVRVENLATPAEHIPALLERVRPEYLERTYGLEHVEGGWHGEEGATFVLTAIAKKSGKLLKGGEPDQEAAAKMVLNDWIRGKVPFFVAPPTKPESGADAHVSSATTEKVQEQEQKELAEEKETKEMLEEQERSLGKVLGIKRVKGVEQPISKIVTMTKFLGDDARRYVEEEEVDVDDVDKEMAEEDEDEDEDDDDDVEESGEDQEEEELAWDDVFPEEAAGVDAADGEEVEEDDEEEEGDEDDEDVPSAKQLGKRKAIDSDEEEQTAIKAKRMTTNKQKASNFYTHANVKNRNRDRKVPKNPGKRSRGDDEPTGKKAKKRR encoded by the exons ATgggcaagggaaaaaaCCATGACCGCAAGGCGAACCCTGGCTTCGGCAAGGTCAAGTCAAAGTCTGGCACATCCACCGGCGAGTTCACTCTCAAGCGTGTAAAAG GCGAGAACTTTTACCGCGATGCAAAGTCTGCTTCCCGCGTCAAGATGCTCAACGGCGGCAAGGCCGTGAGAGACCGCGATGGTAAGATTGTCGAGGCTGCTGCCTTCCAAAAGGGCGAGAAAGAGGCAGAGCCTGGACGGGTCAAGCCTGACAGGCGATGGTTCG GCAATACGAGAGTCATCTCGCAGTCCGCGCTCGACCATTTTAGGACTGCCTTGAAGGAGCAAAAGGCGGACCCATACTCTGTCTTGCTCAAGAGGAACAAGCTGCCTATGGGTTTGTTGCAAGACGATACCAAGGACGGTGGTAGG CGGCCCCACATTGTCGAGACCGAACCGTTTGGTAATACGTTTGGTCCTAAAGCGCAGCGAAAACGACCTAGGCTTGATATCGGTAGTATTGAAGAACTCGGCGAGTCTTCTGCTGcgtctgctgctgctgctgccgccgAGACTGCCACCGCCGAATCCC AGGGAAACGGTACCGCCGATTTGGCAGACATCTATCACCCCACCACCTCTACCGCCCGTGAACCCATCTACGCCAAGGGTACATCCCGCCGTATTTGGGGCGAGCTCTACAAAGTTCTCGATTCGTCCGATGTCGTCATCCACGTTTTGGATGCAAGAGATCCGTTGGGTACGAGGTGTAAGCCCGTCGTCGAGTACTTgcgaaaggaaaaggcacATAAACATCTTGTGTATGTGCTCAACAAGGTCGATCTTGTTCCCACTTGGGTTACC GCTCGATGGGTGAAAcacctttccctttccgcACCCACAATCGCCTTCCATGCCTCTATCAACAATTCGTTTGGTAAAGGATCCCTCATCCAGCTCCTCCGTCAGTTCTCTGTCCTCCACTCTGACAAGAAACAAATTTCCGTCGGCTTCATCGGCTACCCCAACACTGGTAAATCCAGCATCATCAACACactcaaaaagaaaaaagtcTGCACCGTCGCTCCCATCCCGGGGGAAACCAAAGTCTGGCAGTACATCACCCTCATGCGCCGTATCTACCTCATTGACTGTCCCGGTATCGTCCCCGTCTCTGCCAAGGACTCGGACACGGACACGGTCCTTAAGGGCGTCGTGCGCGTGGAGAACCTGGCGACCCCGGCGGAACACATCCCCGCGCTTCTCGAGCGCGTCAGGCCCGAGTACCTCGAGCGCACATACGGTCTCGAACACGTCGAGGGCGGATGGCACGGCGAAGAGGGGGCGACGTTTGTCCTTACCGCCAttgcgaagaagagcggtAAGCTTCTCAAGGGGGGTGAGCCCGATCAGGAAGCGGCTGCCAAGATGGTGTTGAATGATTGGATACGAGGCAAGGTTCCATTCTTTGTGGCTCCCCCTACCAAGCCTGAGTCCGGCGCAGATGCACATGTTTCTTCGGCAACGACCGAAAAGGTacaagagcaagagcaaaaggaattggcagaggagaaggagacaAAGGAGATGCTTGAAGAGCAGGAACGATCGTTGGGCAAGGTTTTGGGAATCAAGCGCGTAAAAGGTGTAGAACAGCCGATTAGTAAGATTGTCACCATGACCAAGTTTTTGGGCGATGATGCGAGGAGGTATgtagaggaggaagaggtcgaTGTCGATGATGTGGATAAGGAGATGGCcgaagaggacgaagatgaagatgaagatgatgatgatgatgtggaagagagtggTGAAGatcaggaggaggaagagttggcTTGGGATGATGTCTTCCctgaagaagctgctgGAGTGGATGCGGCCGATGgtgaagaggtggaagaggacgacgaagaggaggagggcgacgaggatgacgaagatgtACCCTCAGCGAAGCAACTtggcaaaagaaaag CTATCGACtctgacgaagaagagcaaacGGCGATCAAGGCCAAGCGTATGACGAccaacaaacaaaaagcCAGTAATTTCTATACCCACGCT AATGTCAAGAACAGAAATAGGGATAGAAAGGTGCCCAAAAACCCTGGAAAGCGGTCAAGAGGTGATGACGAACCTACAGGGaaaaaggcgaagaagagacggtAG
- a CDS encoding pantoate-beta-alanine ligase — MLTTRTKLRTVTPALCYSQLLFPSKISVSAPIRARGLSTSHHHHHHPQHIPVIRTLAQLRRWRRTARQRGLEVGVVPTMGALHEGHLNLVRTSLNRHPLTVMTVFVNPMQFAPHEDFGAYPRQLERDLSLLNTLLPSSNSLPPALRGLGISENDAYRPTFASSSTSSSGGGEDGKLKEAPESPLVVFAPTADVMYPLKGELQDLSAHRGVEVDVKGWGDLMEGASRPQFFKGVATVCTKLFNAVEPDHAYFGQKDIQQALLLKILVQDLLLSHPTPSNLHIVPTTRSPSGLALSSRNAYLSQPELFVAPILHRALQMGVESFESHDPSSATLTAEDIIAQATSVILAERMRIAKASPEEGGGVDLELDYIELFDKTTFNPVRGDVTGKEMVLAGAVWVGKTRLIDNLLLGWKL, encoded by the exons ATGCTTACCACCCGCACCAAACTCCGTACCGTGACCCCCGCCCTCTGCTACAGCCAATTATTATTCCCTTCAAAAATCTCAGTATCTGCGCCAATCCGCGCAAGGGGCCTCTCTACttctcaccaccaccaccaccacccacAACATATCCCTGTCATTCGCACATTGGCACAATTGAGACGATGGAGGCGCACAGCTAGACAAAGGGGTTTGGAAGTTGGGGTAGTCCCAACA ATGGGTGCGCTGCACGAAGGACATCTCAATCTGG TACGAACTTCATTGAACCGCCATCCTTTGACGGTCATGACTGTCTTTGTGAACCCAATGCAG TTTGCTCCTCACGAGGATTTCGGCGCATATCCTCGTCAGCTAGAACGTgatctctcccttctcaacaCCCTTCTCCCTTCATCCAACTCTTTACCACCCGCGCTTCGCGGGCTGGGCATATCTGAGAACGACGCCTATCGACCGACCTTTGCCTCTTCGTCTACGTCATCATCTGGAGGAGGCGAAGATGGGAAACTTAAAGAAGCTCCCGAGAGTCCACTGGTGGTATTTGCCCCTACTGCAGATGTGATGTACCCGCTGAAGGGAGAATTGCAAGATCTCAGTGCGCATAGGGgagtggaggtggatgtCAAGGGGTGGGGGGATTTGATGGAGGGAGCTTCAAGGC CCCAGTTTTTCAAAGGTGTGGCAACGGTTTGTACGAAACTGTTTAATGCTGTTGAA CCCGACCACGCGTACTTTGGCCAGAAGGATATACAGCAAGCTCTCTTATTAAAGATTC TCGTCCAAGACCTACTGTTATCTCACCCAACCCCTTCCAACCTCCACATAGTACCCACTACACGATCTCCCTCTGGCCTCGCGCTCTCCTCCCGCAACGCTTATCTCTCCCAGCCTGAGCTCTTTGTCGctcccatccttcatcGGGCTTTACAAATGGGTGTTGAATCCTTTGAAAGCCATGATCCGTCCTCTGCGACCCTGACAGCGGAAGATATCATCGCTCAAGCTACTTCTGTCATTCTTGCCGAACGAATGAGAATAGCAAAAGCTTCTCCCGAAGAAGGTGGCGGTGTGGATCTGGAATTGGATTATATTGAGCTGTTTGATAAGACGACATTCAATCCTGTCCGTGGGGATGTTACAGGCAAAGAGATGGTACTCGCCGGTGCTGTATGGGTGGGTAAGACCAGATTAATTGATAACTTGCTGTTAGGCTGGAAGCTTTAA
- a CDS encoding autophagy-like protein 9 has protein sequence MPTHNSHSQPSSEDEGPPQSIIFGDHKLPEHPPTANNPLPQTTNPFILESDRPHRQPHQSAIYSPGPFRGPSTSRSPSHSRSQSTSPANSPGPSTISALASQSGVTASAGLGTTGADTAATGSKPTFREVPVPLSPTELSRQTSKSPAKSPRMGKGEGYLDPTILSVASGSRDPGKGKGRTRKKGGHKYHSLHVQDEEEEEPPESDALRTPGKVGLNAYEKALWKWVNVDDLDGFLQEVYEYYKGKGIYCIVLARVLNLLTTFFVIAFSTFLISCIDYTKLFSSISTAEAVGRLEDVLISQCITKGSFAHTLFLIILSAFFIFQVASFAMSVPRLLDMYRFYTHLLGVPDADIQTLPWPEIVRLIGDIRKHNPVTSLSNGQATALADMVGNDAKAPAKKLDAHDIANRILRQENYLIALFNKDLLDLRVRIPVPHVLTAFIPSSILILSADPPLPSLQSEPERKFLSFGANHLTKALEWNLRFCLLGYLFDRRGQVRKEFVREKRRKDLVQGLRRRFIFMGILNAIFAPFIILYLLIYSFFRYFEEYHKNPSSIGSRQYTPYAQWKFREFNELPHLFERRLDRSYETAKEYVDQFPKERTALVMRFVAFIAGSFAAVLLVASLIDPDLFLHFEITPHRTVLFYLGVFGSVLAISRGMVPQENMVFDPEASLNEVVRWTHYLPIEWRGHLHSQMVHQEFSKLFALKIMIFFSELLSVILTPFILFFSLPPCAAAIIDFFREFTVHVDGVGYVCSFAVFDFARYGNVDANQPETGLEGATGPDGGTAAGGFAAGKPSRQIARRTTSPSPSRLKQKDWRSNENKMEQSFLHFKATHPDWQPSDPSSSLFLDRLMGTGGRNRHGGGPVSAATGAISGSIYGGGGGGGGGGRGLGIDGSVMAEMEEERLRAKRQSYERAWAKSSHLHRPDISHSHPLRHPHSAASEIIEEEEGGEGDKGDDSIDGWSKRVKTDGETDDEEEHERLWKDEGVVGLLQQVLGR, from the exons ATGCCCACACACAACTCCCATTCACAGCCCAGctcagaagatgagggtCCGCCACAGTCAATCATCTTCGGAGACCACAAACTCCCAGAGCACCCTCCCACAGCTAACAATCCACTCCCACAGACCACAAaccccttcatcctcgagTCAGACCGACCACATCGACAGCCCCATCAAAGCGCAATCTACAGCCCTGGACCATTCAGAGGACCGTCAACATCGCGTAGCCCGAGTCATAGCAGGAGCCAGAGTACAAGCCCGGCCAACAGCCCGGGCCCTAGCACTATAAGTGCGTTGGCTTCACAGTCGGGAGTCACGGCAAGTGCAGGGTTGGGTACGACGGGTGCAGACACGGCTGCTACCGGCTCTAAACCAACTTTCAGAGAGGTTCCGGTGCCGCTCTCGCCCACAGAGCTCTCAAGGCAGACGTCAAAATCTCCCGCTAAGTCGCCCAGGATGGGTAAAGGAGAAGGTTACCTCGATCCCACTATACTTTCAGTAGCCTCCGGAAGCAGGGATCCGGGcaaggggaaagggagaacgaggaagaaaggtggTCATAAATACCATTCGTTGCATGTtcaagacgaagaagaagaggaaccaCCTGAAAGCGATGCATTGAGGACCCCAGGGAAGGTAGGGCTGAATGCTTATGAGAAAGCTTTGTGGAAATGGGTCAACGTGGACGATCTCGACGGATTCCTGCAAGAA GTGTATGAATACTACAAGGGCAAAGGCATTTATTGTATCGTATTAGCGCGCGTACTCAACCTACT CACAACTTTCTTTGTGATTGCATTCTCTACCTTTCTTATATCTTGCATCGATTACACAAagctcttttcttcaataTCGACTGCCGAGGCTGTTGGGCGATTAGAAGATGTCCTCATATCCCAATGTATCACCAA GGGATCGTTTGCTCATACTCTTTTCTTAATCATCCTCTcagcattcttcatctttcagGTCGCCAGCTTTGCCATGTCCGTCCCCCGGCTGTTGGATATGTATCGGTTCTACACCCACCTTTTAGGCGTCCCTGAT GCGGATATACAAACACTTCCATGGCCCGAGATTGTGCGACTGATAGGTGACATTAGGAAGCACAACCCTGTCACATCACTTTCCAACGGCCAGGCTACAGCACTTGCCGATATGGTTGGCAATGATGCTAAAGCACCTGCAAAGAAGCTTGATGCCCATGACATTGCCAA CCGGATACTGAGACAAGAAAACTATCTCATCGCGTTATTCAACAAAGACCTCCTGGACCTTCGCGTCCGCATCCCGGTCCCTCACGTACTCACGGCTTTTATACCTTCTTCTATTCTCATCTTATCGGCTGATCCCCCTCTACCGTCACTTCAGTCCGAACCCGAGAGAAAGTTCCTAAGCTTTGGCGCGAATCACTTGACCAAAGCTCTTGAATGGAATTTGCGCTTTTGTTTATTGGGTTATTTGTTTGATAGAAGGGGACAGGTTCGGAAAGAGTTTgtgagagagaaaaggaggaaggatcTTGTGCAGGG attgagaaggagattcATTTTCATGGGTATTCTTAATGCCATTTTCGCGCCGTTTATCATTCTTTATCTCCTCATATACTCTTTTTTCCGCTACTTTGAG GAATATCACAAGAATCCATCTTCAATTGGAAGTCGACAGTATACGCCTTACGCGCAGTGGAAATTCCGAGAATTCAATGAACTTCCCCATTTGTTTGAAAGACGGCTTGACAGAAGCTATGAAACTGCCAAGGAATACGTTGACCAGTTCCCTAAAGAGCGTACTGCTCTCGTCATGCG GTTCGTCGCATTCATTGCAGGATCGTTTGCCGCCGTTCTTCTTGTCGCCTCTCTCATCGACCCAgacctttttcttcactTTGAAATCACCCCGCATCGGACAGTCCTCTTCTACCTAGGAGTCTTTGGGTCTGTACTCGCCATTTCGCGAGGAATGGTGCCACAGGAGAACATGGTGTTCGACCCAGAGGCGAGTTTGAACGAAGTTGTTAGATGGACGCATTATCTGCCTATAGAATGGAGGGGCCATTTACATAGCCAAATG GTGCACCAAGAATTCAGCAAACTGTTTGCATTGAAGATAATGATCTTTTTCTCCGAGCTTCTTTCCGTAATCCTCACtcctttcatcctcttcttttccctcccGCCTTGCGCTGCAGCCATCATCGATTTCTTCCGCGAATTCACCGTCCATGTCGATGGAGTAGGCTATGTCTGCTCTTTTGCGGTATTTGATTTCGCGCGATACGGAAATGTAGACGCCAACCAACCGGAAACCGGACTGGAAGGGGCTACAGGTCCTGATGGTGGtactgctgctggtgggTTCGCCGCAGGAAAACCAAGTCGACAGATAGCCCGACGGACCACTTCCCCCAGCCCTTCACGTTTAAAACAGAAAGACTGGCGATCCAATGAGAACAAGATGGAGCAGTCATTCTTGCATTTCAAGGCGACTCATCCGGATTGGCAGCCGTCTGATCCCAGCTCGTCACTCTTCCTAGATCGGCTGATGGGTACTGGCGGCCGCAACCGTCATGGAGGTGGGCCGGTATCCGCAGCGACGGGAGCGATCTCCGGCTCGATCTACGggggaggtggtggtggtggtggtggtggaagaggtttGGGGATTGACGGATCTGTCAtggcggagatggaggaagagcgcTTACGAGCCAAGAGACAGTCTTACGAACGTGCATGGGCAAAATCCTCTCACTTGCATCGACCTGATATTTCTCATTCGCATCCTCTGCGTCATCCCCATTCCGCCGCTTCAGAAataattgaagaagaagaagggggtgAAGGGGACAAGGGCGATGATTCGATAGATGGTTGGAGTAAGCGTGTGAAGACTGATGGAGAAAcggacgatgaagaagagcacgAGAGGTTGTggaaggatgaaggtgtgGTGGGTTTATTGCAGCAGGTGTTGGGCAGATAA
- a CDS encoding DNA-directed RNA polymerase II subunit RPB4, producing the protein MAALPAHHRRQQIQEEDATKLQFGDFAEGEALTLTEVATLLKAARQAPNVPPAPDNKVYQSTTDYVNEFSNTTMDVSDSMRTALSARHGFLNKFEIAQIMSLRPERVEVAVALIPSLERYAQGDENEAQLQSLLDDVRAMVRYGVQP; encoded by the exons ATGGCAGCCCTGCCCGCCCACCACCGCCGTCAGCAG ATccaggaggaagacgcCACCAAGCTCCAGTTTGGAG ACTTTgcggaaggagaagctcTTACTTTGACCGAGGTGGCCACCCTCTTGAAAGCTGCTCGTCAAGCTCCCAACGTCCCTCCCGCGCCGGATAACAA GGTGTATCAGTCCACGACCGACTATGTCAATGAGTTTTCCAATACTACTATGGATGTTTCCGATAGTATGCGAAC TGCATTATCGGCTAGGCATGGCTTCTTAAACAAGTTTGAAATTGCTCAGATCATGTCTTTAAGGCCAGAAAGGGTAGAAGTGGCTGTTGCTCTCATACCTAG TCTGGAGAGGTACGCGCAAGGTGACGAAAACGAGGCGCAACTCCAGAGTCTGCTAGATGATGTTCGTGCAATGGTTCGTTACGGTGTTCAGCCCTAG